From Calditrichia bacterium, the proteins below share one genomic window:
- a CDS encoding vanadium-dependent haloperoxidase encodes MNYYVNISWSKCAIVFVSLIFFSGCAQEKTVVSDYSGDIVASWNERIMATAVDDDKLLTLKGLRSTAMMSIAIHDALNTIHPVYSRYAFSGETRDADPMAAAAQAAFEIAVDQYPDKRADMAAELNIWLNDIEESPAKTAGIELGKATAATILELRKSDGWNGEAEYQWHPMGPGVYAEFNEHSGTPEGFVFGAGWAVAKPFMLKSPDQFRSPPPPEITSDAYTKAFDEVKEVGRNDSKTRTADQAHFAMWWKDFVENSHNRLARDLTMKAHLNLWKTARMFALLNMSIYDAYINVFDNKFFYNHWRPYTAIRWAENDGNPDTEPETDWNNLHKHTYAFPSYPSAHGCASAAAMSALANTFGDAYAFTMTTKMVDESGPFSPKIEMHPPTRSFTSFSSAAMECSMSRVYLGIHFRYDSVEGNRLGTTIGNYAIDNFLKPVE; translated from the coding sequence ATGAATTATTATGTCAACATCAGTTGGAGCAAATGTGCTATTGTTTTCGTAAGCCTGATATTTTTTTCAGGTTGCGCTCAGGAAAAAACAGTCGTTTCGGATTACAGCGGAGATATTGTTGCATCGTGGAATGAACGGATTATGGCAACGGCAGTAGATGATGATAAACTCTTGACATTAAAAGGGTTACGATCAACTGCGATGATGAGCATCGCCATCCACGATGCGCTAAATACCATCCATCCGGTGTATTCCCGATATGCTTTCTCCGGCGAAACAAGGGATGCTGATCCGATGGCGGCGGCAGCCCAGGCAGCATTTGAAATCGCGGTTGATCAATACCCGGATAAACGCGCAGATATGGCAGCGGAATTAAACATCTGGCTGAATGACATCGAGGAAAGCCCGGCAAAAACTGCCGGGATTGAACTTGGAAAGGCAACTGCAGCAACCATTCTCGAATTGCGGAAAAGTGATGGCTGGAACGGCGAAGCGGAATACCAATGGCACCCGATGGGTCCGGGTGTTTACGCCGAATTTAATGAACACAGCGGTACGCCGGAAGGATTTGTTTTTGGCGCGGGTTGGGCAGTGGCAAAGCCGTTTATGCTCAAATCACCGGATCAGTTTCGCTCGCCGCCACCGCCGGAAATCACCAGCGATGCATATACAAAAGCCTTCGATGAAGTGAAGGAAGTCGGCAGAAATGACAGCAAAACCCGCACTGCGGATCAGGCGCATTTTGCGATGTGGTGGAAAGATTTCGTGGAAAATTCGCACAACCGCCTCGCCCGCGATCTCACAATGAAAGCGCATCTCAATTTGTGGAAAACGGCGCGAATGTTTGCCCTGCTCAACATGAGCATTTACGATGCCTACATCAACGTTTTTGACAACAAATTTTTTTACAACCACTGGCGACCATACACTGCCATTCGCTGGGCGGAAAACGACGGCAATCCCGATACGGAGCCGGAAACCGATTGGAATAATTTACACAAACATACGTATGCATTTCCATCGTATCCGTCCGCGCATGGTTGCGCCAGCGCTGCGGCGATGTCTGCACTCGCCAATACTTTTGGCGATGCGTATGCTTTCACGATGACCACGAAAATGGTGGATGAATCCGGTCCGTTTTCCCCAAAAATCGAGATGCATCCGCCAACCCGTTCATTCACCAGTTTTTCATCCGCCGCGATGGAATGCTCGATGTCGCGGGTGTATCTCGGCATCCATTTTCGCTACGACTCGGTTGAAGGCAACAGACTCGGCACAACCATCGGCAACTATGCGATTGACAATTTCCTGAAGCCGGTTGAATAA
- a CDS encoding methyltransferase domain-containing protein — protein MQASTQWQLATDAAEKYEEILVPVILGPAAKALVDFADVQPGETVLDIGCGTGIAARYAAEKMKSAGRIIGVDINAGMLSVAKSLTSAIGEHIQWHESSAEKLPFPDHSIDVILCAQCLQFVKHRDAALREMRRVLKPEGRLAISLWCDIAENLYFSVLIGAISDYIGSEISTGLSAAFQLSAADDIRNLLTQNGFSRLQIAPQQLDLDLPELQNFVPKHISATPMATGFYAATGEKQQAVVSALDQQLANFKTATGVRIPFKTHCILAKI, from the coding sequence ATGCAAGCTTCAACCCAATGGCAATTGGCAACGGATGCAGCGGAAAAGTATGAGGAAATCCTCGTTCCGGTAATTCTCGGTCCGGCGGCAAAAGCGCTGGTTGATTTTGCAGATGTGCAACCCGGGGAAACCGTTCTCGATATCGGCTGTGGTACCGGCATTGCGGCGCGTTACGCAGCAGAAAAAATGAAAAGTGCCGGACGGATCATCGGTGTGGACATAAATGCCGGGATGCTGAGTGTTGCGAAATCGTTGACATCGGCAATTGGCGAGCACATCCAATGGCACGAAAGCAGCGCCGAAAAACTGCCTTTTCCCGATCACAGCATCGATGTCATTTTGTGCGCGCAGTGTTTGCAGTTTGTAAAACATCGCGATGCGGCGCTCCGAGAAATGCGGCGCGTGCTGAAACCGGAGGGGCGTTTGGCAATCAGTTTGTGGTGCGATATTGCTGAAAATCTCTATTTTTCGGTTCTCATCGGGGCGATTTCTGATTATATTGGCAGTGAAATATCAACTGGATTATCTGCCGCATTTCAATTATCTGCTGCTGACGACATTCGCAATCTCCTCACCCAGAACGGTTTTTCCCGGCTACAGATCGCACCTCAACAACTGGATTTAGATTTACCGGAATTACAAAATTTTGTGCCGAAACACATCAGCGCAACGCCGATGGCAACCGGATTTTATGCCGCAACCGGCGAAAAACAGCAAGCTGTGGTTTCTGCACTCGATCAACAATTAGCCAATTTCAAAACTGCCACCGGCGTTCGCATTCCATTCAAAACGCATTGCATTCTGGCAAAAATATAG
- a CDS encoding TonB-dependent receptor: MKNNRFVLLFFIIFTGIFPITLHAQTFPVSGVIRDQSTNEPLGFANVEVLGQSIGTSAGENGQFSLSLANGDYQLQFSFIGYKTETAPITVADGGKTLSIALIPTGVLLQEVTVYTNPGDGEAAQVSSTSLQSERVREISSIVPDVMRSIQALPGISANNEFSAKFNVRGGNFDENLVLVNGAQVYEPFHVKEADNASIGIFNVDLMRKVDLMTGGFSARYGDRASSVLNIEYREGNRERYTGAATLSMTNLDGYIEGPLSSRGSFILGLRKSYLEYVLAMLDVEDGARPSFYDIQGVTSFYITPKNKLLFEFIHAGDDFRIDPQIETIGPFTGTGTVQGEPANLTETRYDEENEKARYFSNLFDLQSVNFIGKNLLLRTEVSYYDQLEEERYHEIFNRNVAIEANQNYFYRIDVDDIEENDLRIKTLEMKSDIDAQIHPFHQLKAGISYQDIRYRQDQVDRETIVERFDFENYPDTTVNVIDNNYIDPADQQIRADSYKLAGYLEDVWQASDKLLLSIGGRADYFDINRDLNISPRISASYSGLGEWTVRGAWGHYYQSPIYRQIASPVASDTNTQAIRATHYIFSLERGFLLNTGNGSDNLRLRIESYYKDYDDLIHSEIGGDGNIFYTRRNDATGFVKGIDLHAVLSMKRFYGWLSYGLLSAKEDLIDDNRGAFPRYTDQRHTLSAVGDMQLGSGWKFNFRAFYGSGFAYTPLVPEFDTDADRWIWEEGDINSEHLPPYKRLDVRLSREFAMGNARMVAFLDVSNVLNFKNIYGYSYRFTRQGLPNREEVELWPIVPSLGLTVKL, translated from the coding sequence ATGAAAAACAACCGCTTCGTCCTACTATTTTTTATCATTTTTACAGGTATTTTCCCGATTACGCTGCACGCGCAAACCTTTCCGGTTTCGGGTGTTATTCGCGATCAATCCACCAACGAACCGCTGGGTTTTGCCAATGTGGAAGTGCTCGGGCAATCGATCGGCACATCCGCCGGCGAAAACGGGCAATTCTCTCTTTCGCTGGCAAATGGCGATTATCAATTGCAATTCAGCTTTATCGGATACAAAACCGAAACCGCGCCAATTACCGTTGCGGATGGCGGGAAAACCCTGAGTATCGCGCTCATCCCGACCGGCGTTTTGCTGCAGGAAGTGACCGTTTACACCAATCCCGGTGATGGCGAAGCTGCGCAGGTGAGCAGCACATCGCTGCAAAGCGAGCGGGTGCGCGAGATATCCAGCATTGTTCCGGACGTGATGCGCTCCATTCAGGCGTTGCCGGGCATCTCCGCCAATAACGAATTCAGCGCAAAATTTAACGTTCGCGGCGGCAATTTTGATGAAAATCTGGTGCTCGTGAACGGCGCGCAGGTGTATGAACCCTTTCACGTGAAGGAAGCGGACAACGCCAGCATTGGCATTTTTAACGTCGATTTGATGCGCAAGGTGGACCTGATGACCGGCGGATTCAGCGCGCGTTACGGCGATCGGGCAAGCTCTGTGCTGAATATCGAATATCGCGAAGGCAACCGGGAACGCTACACCGGCGCCGCCACGCTCAGCATGACCAATCTCGATGGCTACATCGAAGGACCGCTCAGTTCTCGCGGCTCGTTTATTCTCGGGCTGCGCAAAAGCTATCTCGAATATGTGCTCGCAATGTTGGATGTGGAGGACGGCGCGCGCCCCTCATTTTACGATATTCAGGGTGTTACCTCGTTTTACATCACGCCGAAAAACAAGCTGCTGTTCGAATTTATTCACGCCGGCGATGATTTCCGGATCGATCCGCAGATCGAAACGATTGGTCCATTCACCGGAACAGGCACGGTTCAGGGCGAACCGGCAAATCTCACCGAAACGCGATACGACGAAGAGAATGAAAAAGCGCGCTATTTCAGCAATTTGTTTGATTTGCAGAGCGTCAATTTTATCGGCAAAAACCTGTTGCTGCGCACGGAAGTCTCGTATTACGATCAGTTGGAAGAGGAGCGCTATCACGAAATTTTCAATCGCAATGTGGCCATCGAAGCCAACCAGAATTATTTTTACAGAATCGATGTGGATGATATCGAAGAAAACGATTTGCGCATCAAAACGCTGGAAATGAAATCGGATATCGACGCGCAAATTCATCCGTTTCATCAACTTAAGGCAGGCATCAGCTATCAGGATATTCGCTACCGGCAGGATCAGGTGGACCGGGAAACGATTGTCGAACGCTTCGATTTTGAGAATTATCCGGACACGACGGTGAACGTTATCGACAACAATTATATCGATCCGGCGGATCAGCAAATCCGGGCGGATTCATACAAGCTGGCGGGTTATCTGGAGGACGTTTGGCAGGCATCGGACAAGCTGCTGCTCAGCATCGGCGGGCGAGCAGATTATTTCGATATCAACAGAGATCTGAACATCAGTCCGCGGATCAGCGCGTCATACAGCGGTTTGGGTGAGTGGACGGTTCGCGGCGCGTGGGGGCATTATTACCAATCGCCGATTTACCGGCAAATTGCCTCGCCGGTGGCATCGGATACGAACACTCAGGCGATTCGCGCAACCCACTACATTTTTAGCCTCGAACGCGGATTTTTGCTGAACACGGGCAACGGCAGCGACAACCTCAGGTTACGTATCGAAAGCTATTACAAGGATTACGACGATTTGATCCATTCCGAAATCGGCGGCGACGGCAACATTTTTTACACTCGCCGGAACGACGCCACCGGTTTTGTGAAAGGCATTGACCTGCACGCAGTGCTGTCGATGAAGCGTTTTTACGGCTGGCTGAGCTACGGCTTGCTCAGCGCAAAAGAAGATTTAATCGACGACAATCGCGGCGCGTTCCCGCGATACACCGACCAGCGTCACACGCTGTCGGCAGTTGGCGATATGCAACTCGGCAGCGGCTGGAAATTCAACTTCCGGGCTTTTTACGGCAGCGGATTTGCCTACACCCCGTTGGTCCCAGAATTTGACACCGATGCCGATCGCTGGATTTGGGAGGAAGGCGACATCAATTCCGAACATTTGCCGCCATACAAACGGCTCGATGTTCGGCTCAGCCGGGAATTCGCAATGGGCAACGCCCGAATGGTGGCGTTTCTGGATGTCAGCAATGTGTTAAACTTTAAAAATATTTACGGGTATAGCTACCGGTTCACCCGGCAGGGATTACCCAATCGCGAGGAAGTGGAATTGTGGCCGATCGTTCCATCACTGGGTTTGACGGTTAAACTGTAA